A part of Aegilops tauschii subsp. strangulata cultivar AL8/78 chromosome 2, Aet v6.0, whole genome shotgun sequence genomic DNA contains:
- the LOC109744472 gene encoding uncharacterized protein isoform X2: MASCDDDFGLLGDDAHPAPQPSAQPAPPQQAQGFCFVEAPAAGSGAGPGPFAPAREEGNHSSDRGKASHHTKRRRDRAEEFSDGGEYCSYISGGGRKGRGGAVSSDYRKDREEWTDGAISSLLDAYMDRFEQLNRGNLRGRDWEDVAAAVTDGQGKSSGGKSVEQCKNKIDNLKKRYKVECQRIAGSASASLWPWYKQMEQIMGNSPSPGTPKPPAATNDDKPRQQQQHSNKRYPSSGTGHTTTMVPYSRSTPLSNPKWKRVLLKIGGTALAGEAPHNVDPKVIMLIAREVQVACRHGVEVAILMGGRNVFCADSWVAATGTDRASTHPIGMMAAVMNAVLLQASLEKIGVETRVQTALMMQEVAEPYIRRRAIRHLEKGRVVIFGGTGAGTGNPLFTTDTAAALRASEKNISFYGEEI, from the exons ATGGCCTCCTGCGACGACGACTTCGGCCTCCTCGGTGACGACGCCCACCCCGCTCCCCAGCCTTCCGCCCAGCCGGCCCCGCCGCAGCAGGCCCAGGGCTTCTGCTTCGTCGAAGCCCCGGCCGCGGGCTCCGGCGCCGGCCCCGGCCCCTTCGCGCCGGCCCGGGAGGAGGGCAACCACAGCTCCGACCGCGGGAAGGCGTCGCACCACACCAAGCGGCGGAGGGACCGCGCGGAGGAGTTCAGCGATGGGGGCGAGTACTGCTCCTACATCAGCGGCGGGGGGAGGAAGGGCCGTGGCGGCGCCGTCTCGTCGGACTACCGGAAGGATCGGGAGGAGTGGACGGACGGCGCCATCAGCAGCCTCCTCGACGCATACATGGACCGGTTCGAGCAGCTCAACCGAGGGAATCTCCGGGGGCGGGACTGGGAGGACGTCGCCGCTGCCGTTACCGACGGGCAAGGCAAGAGCAGCGGGGGCAAGAGCGTGGAGCAGTGTAAGAATAAGATCGACAACCTCAAGAAGCGGTACAAGGTAGAGTGCCAACGCATCGCCGGCTCCGCCTCGGCCAGCCTCTGGCCCTGGTACAAGCAAATGGAGCAGATTATGGGCAACTCCCCATCGCCCGGCACCCCCAAGCCGCCGGCGGCCACCAACGACGACAAGCCGCGGCAACAGCAGCAGCACAGCAACAAGAG GTACCCTTCTTCCGGCACTGGCCACACTACCACCATGGTTCCTTATTCCAGATCGACTCCTCTCTCGAATCCGAAATGGAAAAGGGTACTTCTGAAGATTGGGGGGACTGCATTGGCTGGAGAAGCTCCTCATAATGTTGACCCTaag GTGATCATGCTGATTGCCAGAGAAGTTCAAGTGGCATGCCGCCATGGTGTTGAG GTGGCTATTCTCATGGGAGGCCGGAATGTATTCTGCGCTGACTCTTGGGTTGCTGCCACTGGCACTGATAGAGCTTCAACGCATCCAATTGG AATGATGGCAGCAGTGATGAATGCAGTATTGCTCCAAGCGTCACTAGAAAAAATAGGTGTGGAGACACGAGTCCAGACTGCACTGATGATGCAAGAGGTTGCAGAACCATACATAAGGCGGCGAGCTATCCGCCATCTGGAAAAAGGAAGGGTTGTTATCTTTGGTGGAACTGGTGCTGGTACAGGAAATCCACTTTTTACAACAGATACAGCTGCTGCACTGAGAGCTTCTGAAA